The Candidatus Hydrogenedens sp. genome has a segment encoding these proteins:
- a CDS encoding pyruvate ferredoxin oxidoreductase, whose translation MSITNEVKETTKRKSTNPESYPPGIHVLTGNQSVAIGAFLSGVQVIAAYPITPQSPVVEELAKFVEQGELEAEFVPVESEHSAMGVCIGASIAGARVFTATSANGLAYMCEQLHWASGSRLPIVMACVNRAMAAPWSVLNDQQDSMSQRDAGWIQLFCKNNQEIIDTVIQAFRIAEKVYLPVMVCYDGYILSHTVMPLEVPDGTKVKKFLPPYVPHTPIDLEKPVNINPVTLAEPRVNADGVLCHGYMEHKYLHHKALRDSLDVIEEVDIEYEKEFGRSAGRLFTTYKIEDAELAIVCAGSIGELSMLAVDMLREINIPAGLLILRAYRPFPNKKLTPLLSNRKLIVTIDKSLSYGYQGPICVDLKSALYESGTLTKVISFIAGLGGRDVKPYEIAETMYDCWNKCISDKITPDMLYESQWINCKY comes from the coding sequence ATGAGCATAACAAATGAAGTAAAAGAAACAACAAAACGAAAAAGTACCAATCCCGAATCGTATCCCCCGGGCATACATGTATTAACAGGGAACCAATCTGTGGCAATAGGAGCATTTCTATCGGGTGTCCAGGTAATTGCCGCATATCCAATCACACCGCAATCACCAGTTGTTGAGGAATTAGCAAAGTTTGTTGAACAAGGTGAATTAGAAGCCGAATTCGTTCCCGTTGAAAGTGAACATAGTGCTATGGGGGTGTGTATTGGTGCATCCATTGCAGGTGCACGTGTTTTTACTGCAACCAGTGCTAATGGACTTGCCTATATGTGTGAACAGCTTCATTGGGCTTCTGGTTCCCGTTTACCAATTGTTATGGCTTGTGTAAATAGAGCTATGGCGGCTCCATGGAGTGTATTAAATGACCAACAAGATTCCATGTCACAAAGGGATGCAGGCTGGATACAATTATTTTGCAAGAATAATCAAGAAATTATTGATACTGTTATTCAGGCTTTCCGTATTGCAGAAAAGGTATATTTACCCGTAATGGTATGCTATGATGGATATATCCTATCTCACACAGTTATGCCGTTAGAAGTTCCTGATGGAACAAAAGTAAAGAAATTTTTACCCCCTTATGTACCTCATACTCCCATCGATTTAGAAAAACCCGTGAATATCAACCCTGTCACTTTAGCAGAACCAAGAGTTAATGCTGATGGGGTGTTATGTCATGGTTATATGGAACATAAGTATTTGCATCATAAAGCATTGCGGGATAGTTTAGATGTTATTGAGGAAGTAGATATAGAATATGAGAAGGAGTTTGGACGTAGCGCAGGAAGATTATTTACAACTTATAAAATAGAAGATGCTGAACTTGCTATAGTCTGTGCGGGAAGTATTGGCGAACTGAGCATGCTTGCAGTCGATATGTTAAGAGAAATTAATATCCCTGCTGGTCTTTTAATACTTAGAGCATATAGACCTTTCCCTAATAAAAAACTAACACCTTTGTTGAGCAACAGGAAACTTATCGTTACCATTGACAAAAGTTTAAGTTATGGTTATCAAGGACCTATTTGTGTGGATTTGAAGTCTGCACTTTATGAATCTGGAACTCTGACCAAAGTTATCAGTTTTATTGCTGGATTAGGTGGTCGTGATGTAAAACCTTATGAAATTGCTGAAACTATGTACGATTGCTGGAATAAATGTATATCGGATAAGATAACTCCAGACATGCTATATGAATCTCAATGGATAAATTGTAAATATTAA
- a CDS encoding 4Fe-4S binding protein — protein MRTRDCGHIISGSSPAKGEAGTTGEWRTQHPVLNRDRCLAVKANKEICFQCWAFCPEGAIERKPGGPIDLTYCKGCGICAQICPADAIQMETEYEHNK, from the coding sequence ATGAGAACACGTGATTGTGGACATATCATCTCGGGTTCATCTCCTGCCAAAGGTGAAGCAGGCACAACAGGAGAGTGGAGAACCCAACATCCAGTATTAAATAGGGATAGATGCCTTGCAGTAAAAGCAAACAAAGAAATATGTTTTCAATGTTGGGCTTTTTGTCCTGAAGGTGCAATAGAACGAAAACCAGGAGGACCTATTGACCTCACATATTGTAAAGGTTGTGGTATATGTGCCCAAATTTGTCCTGCAGATGCTATACAGATGGAAACTGAATATGAGCATAACAAATGA
- a CDS encoding 2-oxoacid:acceptor oxidoreductase family protein → MVEKKDVIDFFRNYNSDNLIQIRWHGRGGQGAVTAAKILAVAGYLAGYKGVTSAPFFGAERRGAPVIATTKLSEHTIHDFSQITNPDIVVVLDNTLLKSINVTQGLKEKGWLILNTPFFEEKSNFANYNIVMVNATKIAEEIGLVYAGIPLVNTPILGAVLHALPKIDMSNIHSALEQFFSSRAVAKNFDAISNVFKQCNVEKIV, encoded by the coding sequence ATGGTTGAAAAAAAAGACGTTATTGATTTTTTTCGGAATTATAATAGTGATAATCTAATACAGATTCGTTGGCATGGTAGGGGTGGTCAAGGGGCAGTTACAGCGGCAAAAATACTTGCTGTTGCGGGTTATCTTGCTGGTTATAAAGGTGTTACATCAGCACCGTTTTTTGGGGCAGAACGAAGGGGTGCTCCTGTTATTGCGACTACAAAACTAAGTGAACACACTATCCATGATTTTAGTCAAATAACAAATCCTGATATTGTTGTCGTTTTAGATAATACTTTACTTAAATCAATTAATGTTACACAGGGACTTAAAGAAAAGGGGTGGTTAATATTAAATACACCTTTTTTTGAAGAAAAAAGTAATTTTGCAAATTATAATATTGTTATGGTTAATGCAACCAAGATTGCCGAAGAAATAGGCTTGGTCTACGCTGGTATTCCTTTAGTCAATACTCCCATTTTAGGGGCGGTTTTACATGCATTGCCGAAAATAGATATGTCAAATATACACAGTGCTTTGGAGCAATTTTTTTCTTCCAGAGCGGTTGCAAAGAATTTTGATGCCATTTCTAATGTTTTTAAACAATGTAACGTTGAAAAGATAGTATAA
- the miaA gene encoding tRNA (adenosine(37)-N6)-dimethylallyltransferase MiaA has product MDAIAIVGPTASGKTDFAVRLAEKLNTEIISADSMQFYKGMEIGTAVPPIEIRNKIPHHFIAFVPPNYEMNAGIFQQLARKEIIRLKGEGKIPILVGGSGLYLSALIDGLFEGPGRSEKIRKKIREELLYKGAEALFNKLKGVDPTYATRLTSPNDIVRVIRALEVYELTGIPFSEWHRKHFEKAKPLYVLQLAIQWERELLYERINHRVEKMIKEGWIQEVEQLLNEGYEHDIYRLKALGYREIVNYLKGEQNLKEAIEHTKQHHRRYAKKQLTWFRADKRIVWYQMNKTLKEEDLLNWAVQQVDQFYNNNSFYKEQPCFLFRHY; this is encoded by the coding sequence ATGGATGCTATTGCTATTGTGGGTCCTACAGCATCAGGTAAAACAGACTTTGCTGTAAGATTAGCGGAAAAATTAAATACTGAAATAATATCTGCCGACTCTATGCAATTCTATAAAGGGATGGAAATAGGAACCGCTGTTCCCCCGATAGAAATCCGAAATAAAATTCCACATCACTTTATTGCCTTTGTTCCTCCTAATTATGAAATGAATGCTGGTATTTTTCAACAACTGGCTCGGAAAGAAATTATTAGATTGAAAGGAGAAGGTAAAATCCCTATATTAGTAGGGGGATCGGGTCTTTATTTATCTGCACTAATTGATGGTTTATTTGAAGGACCTGGTCGCTCTGAGAAGATACGAAAAAAAATTAGAGAAGAATTATTATACAAAGGAGCTGAGGCATTATTTAATAAATTAAAAGGGGTAGACCCTACTTATGCAACAAGATTAACCAGTCCCAATGACATTGTTCGAGTTATTCGTGCTTTAGAGGTTTACGAACTTACGGGCATCCCTTTTTCAGAGTGGCATAGGAAACATTTTGAAAAGGCTAAACCATTATACGTTTTGCAACTTGCTATCCAGTGGGAAAGGGAATTGTTATATGAGAGGATTAATCATCGGGTTGAAAAAATGATAAAAGAGGGTTGGATTCAAGAAGTTGAACAATTACTCAATGAAGGATATGAACATGATATATATCGATTGAAAGCTTTGGGTTATCGTGAGATTGTTAATTATTTAAAAGGAGAACAAAACTTAAAAGAAGCTATTGAACATACCAAACAACATCATCGCAGATATGCTAAAAAGCAATTAACATGGTTTCGTGCTGATAAAAGAATAGTATGGTATCAGATGAACAAGACACTAAAAGAAGAAGATTTACTTAATTGGGCAGTACAACAAGTAGACCAATTTTATAACAATAATTCATTTTATAAAGAGCAACCCTGTTTTCTATTTCGACATTATTAA
- the mutL gene encoding DNA mismatch repair endonuclease MutL encodes MEEPKIRILPEDITNKIAAGEVVERPASVVKELVENSIDAKAKRIVVRLTASGLRLIEVIDDGIGMSEQNALLAIERHATSKIKTEKDLERISTFGFRGEALSSISAVSQFALITRRAQDETGTQIVIHGGILKSVSSVGCPVGTKITVNRLFFNTPVRLKFLKGFTTELSHCIDVIQKYALAHKNIGFKLIHNEKVLFDIPPELDVQNRLSIFWGNSTLTEMIPIKPEVQNVSVSDDENIQVSVSGFIGLPSLTRSHRSHQLFFVNQRPVYNRMLQYSLEEAYRGLLMVGRYPVAILFFTIPPSFVDVNIHPTKKEVKFREERVISKLITSILRTNLSNISAVRSEQKTDKYDYKQIHSDKYLDNIEKEQIDINTPLFEQINIKKEIEQTSTKISFMSTTDKEPDTLRKQHLDVPEKSGSSSTTKESSSLPIETGIEDKKNEQLYPYPLFTHYQPGEEVPLQIFDSYLVLPEEERLLIIDQHALHERLNFEQLKYELQDKNLALQRLAIPIIIEVPTNYTKVFEENLGIFEKIGIEAELFGDNAFQISAICYLYDEEKIKDVIFSILEELVQGDLFESENYFESLLSIATKACKKSIKAGDKLEPMERVALIQGFKSLKPPYTCPHGRPILIELTIQQMEKSFRRRT; translated from the coding sequence ATGGAAGAACCTAAAATACGAATATTGCCTGAGGACATTACTAACAAAATTGCCGCTGGTGAAGTTGTAGAACGGCCTGCATCGGTAGTAAAAGAGTTGGTCGAAAATAGTATTGACGCAAAAGCAAAAAGGATTGTAGTTCGTTTAACAGCCTCTGGTCTGCGTTTAATTGAGGTTATAGATGATGGTATTGGGATGTCGGAACAAAACGCTTTGCTCGCTATTGAACGTCATGCAACAAGCAAGATAAAAACTGAAAAGGATCTTGAAAGAATATCAACCTTTGGATTCCGAGGCGAAGCACTTAGCAGTATTTCTGCTGTGTCACAATTTGCTCTTATCACAAGGAGGGCACAGGACGAAACTGGAACTCAAATTGTTATTCATGGGGGTATCTTAAAATCAGTTTCTTCTGTTGGATGTCCTGTTGGTACTAAAATTACAGTAAATCGTCTCTTTTTTAATACTCCCGTAAGATTAAAATTTTTAAAAGGATTTACTACAGAGTTAAGTCATTGCATTGATGTCATTCAAAAATATGCATTAGCACATAAAAATATTGGTTTTAAACTAATCCATAATGAAAAGGTTCTCTTTGATATTCCGCCAGAATTAGATGTTCAAAACAGACTTTCAATTTTTTGGGGAAATAGCACATTGACGGAAATGATTCCGATAAAACCAGAAGTACAAAATGTTTCGGTTAGCGATGATGAAAATATTCAAGTCTCAGTTTCTGGATTCATTGGTCTTCCTTCTCTAACAAGGTCTCATCGTTCTCATCAGTTATTTTTTGTAAATCAAAGACCTGTTTATAATCGAATGTTACAATATAGTTTAGAAGAGGCATATAGGGGTTTACTTATGGTAGGTAGATACCCAGTAGCTATTCTCTTCTTTACAATACCTCCATCATTTGTCGATGTTAATATCCATCCTACAAAAAAAGAAGTAAAATTTAGAGAAGAAAGAGTAATATCAAAACTAATTACATCAATTTTACGAACAAATTTATCTAATATCAGTGCAGTAAGGTCAGAACAAAAAACAGATAAATACGATTACAAACAGATACATAGCGATAAATATTTAGATAATATCGAAAAAGAACAAATAGATATTAATACGCCTTTATTTGAACAGATAAATATTAAAAAAGAGATTGAACAAACATCAACAAAAATATCTTTCATGTCAACTACCGATAAAGAACCTGATACCTTAAGAAAACAACATCTTGATGTACCCGAAAAATCAGGAAGTTCATCCACAACAAAGGAATCTTCTTCACTTCCAATAGAGACTGGGATAGAGGATAAAAAGAATGAACAACTTTATCCTTACCCCTTATTTACACATTACCAGCCTGGCGAAGAAGTTCCACTACAGATTTTTGATTCTTATCTTGTTCTACCAGAAGAGGAACGACTTCTCATAATAGACCAACATGCACTTCATGAACGATTAAACTTTGAACAATTAAAGTATGAACTACAAGATAAAAATCTCGCTTTACAAAGACTTGCCATACCTATCATTATAGAAGTTCCTACCAACTATACAAAAGTATTTGAAGAAAACCTAGGAATTTTTGAAAAAATCGGTATCGAGGCTGAGTTGTTTGGTGACAATGCTTTCCAAATATCTGCAATTTGTTATTTATATGATGAAGAGAAGATAAAGGATGTAATTTTTTCTATTTTAGAAGAACTTGTTCAAGGAGACTTGTTTGAGAGTGAAAACTATTTTGAATCCTTACTGAGTATAGCTACGAAGGCATGTAAAAAATCCATTAAAGCGGGTGATAAATTAGAGCCTATGGAGCGAGTTGCATTAATTCAGGGATTTAAATCTTTAAAACCACCCTATACCTGCCCACATGGGAGACCTATTTTGATTGAGTTAACAATCCAACAAATGGAAAAAAGTTTTCGGAGAAGGACCTGA
- the lgt gene encoding prolipoprotein diacylglyceryl transferase: MYPTILEIGWFKIHSYGLFIAIAFLLSLYLTQRDAQKRGINPEVVQNEAIFTLLAGILGSRFFHILMFPYEYSWTDPIGWIAIWQGGLVFQGALPFAFAYVVWAMRRRKISFLLISDCAVPYLALGQGIGRIGCFFNGCCYGKPSNLPCAISFPNGSPVFQSYPGNNGWSLPVHPTQLYAFFGLVFLCLLLIYLREAWNPFTGFTIPVYFFLHGLMRFINEFFRGDHNPTELGLGIFSDQQVFCFFEILLGVILFWGIRTYHKIQQTSAVTTSQKQKKKK; this comes from the coding sequence ATGTATCCTACAATTTTAGAAATTGGATGGTTTAAAATCCATAGTTATGGGCTGTTTATTGCAATTGCATTTTTACTTTCCTTATATCTCACACAGAGAGATGCACAAAAACGAGGGATAAATCCTGAAGTTGTTCAGAATGAGGCAATATTTACACTTTTAGCTGGAATATTGGGTTCACGTTTTTTTCATATCCTTATGTTCCCATATGAATATTCATGGACTGACCCCATAGGCTGGATTGCAATCTGGCAAGGTGGACTTGTATTTCAAGGGGCATTGCCTTTTGCTTTTGCATATGTTGTTTGGGCAATGCGACGACGCAAAATATCATTTCTTCTCATCTCAGATTGTGCAGTACCTTATTTAGCTTTAGGTCAGGGTATCGGTAGAATTGGTTGTTTTTTTAACGGTTGCTGTTATGGTAAACCTTCGAATCTTCCCTGTGCTATTTCTTTTCCAAATGGGTCTCCTGTATTTCAGTCTTACCCAGGAAATAATGGTTGGTCATTACCTGTACATCCAACTCAATTATATGCATTTTTTGGACTTGTTTTTTTATGTTTACTGTTGATTTATCTTCGCGAAGCATGGAATCCATTTACAGGATTTACAATCCCCGTATATTTTTTCCTACACGGACTTATGCGTTTTATAAATGAATTCTTTCGAGGAGACCATAACCCAACAGAATTAGGGCTTGGGATTTTTAGTGACCAACAAGTATTTTGTTTTTTTGAAATATTATTAGGTGTTATTCTCTTTTGGGGTATTAGAACCTACCACAAAATTCAACAAACGTCTGCGGTAACAACTTCACAAAAACAAAAAAAGAAGAAATAA
- a CDS encoding TraR/DksA C4-type zinc finger protein has translation MKKKATINKEISKKDYKYFESLLVEERKKIIGNLMNLDTSNLAEHNSGIGEDISDYAETGTDAFDIQVALSLASEESQIIQEIDEAIERIKSGSFGICEMCKKPIPRKRLEAIPHARYCIQCQSEYEKQQDTTY, from the coding sequence ATGAAAAAAAAGGCTACTATAAATAAAGAAATTTCCAAAAAAGATTATAAATATTTTGAATCTTTATTAGTAGAAGAAAGAAAGAAAATAATCGGAAACCTTATGAATTTAGACACCTCAAATTTAGCAGAGCATAATTCTGGAATAGGTGAAGATATATCTGACTATGCAGAAACAGGGACAGATGCTTTTGATATTCAAGTCGCTTTATCTTTAGCAAGTGAGGAATCCCAAATTATTCAGGAAATTGATGAGGCGATAGAACGAATAAAGAGTGGTTCATTTGGAATTTGTGAAATGTGTAAGAAACCAATTCCGCGAAAGAGATTAGAAGCTATCCCACATGCAAGATATTGCATTCAATGTCAAAGTGAGTATGAAAAACAACAGGACACAACATACTAA
- a CDS encoding Tex-like N-terminal domain-containing protein: MLTQEQIQRFTERINFNREKIESLINLINQGYHLEYIYHYRRDEIGIDNWNFLVHIVDKYKKFVDLENKKAVTISQLQKNGFLTDELKSLIDKTADSALLDDLLLPLKKKSKGRSQKPIQQGLQELADFIWQQLPITQPLEVTAESFVNPSKMVSTPEEALLGAITILSERIEQDYQARKIIKDLFWKKGILVSTSTKTAQNQKTQFEQFYNHSEPIRKISSVRFLQILRGMRLGFLKLSIEIDENEAIEELLKVYVKERGSIFEPYIQLSVQDAYRKQLKTVCENRVFMELKEDIEHQFVNEMRDDLKNILMFPPANLEVMLSLVPGIEEEWAVCVVDKDGHLLEGVHIFPMPPRNEVEQAKEIIRNFIDRYRIRHIVIGNGAGVDDAFQFVGELTSHYTNPRVRFVTYEQRYARSFARSKFGESEFPNYSEKIREAYYLARYFNSPLKELIRLPYANLPEGILHKEINERRFNSVTNQVIDHCMNMIGVDLNQADVNELKHIAGIRAEIAQNIIESRNSKGGFKNRKELLDVNGINEHTYNQCAGFLYIKDGDNPLDKTRIHPQWYEAIETCAKELNIEIPNLFRSFKNLKALVKLLEEKKVLGKHAIKIIMKELKSPGHDPRGNFVFPRYMEGIYKVSDLKVGMQTEGIIKKTLSNIVVVDIGIQIDAVIHLRNNPSINRVVKRKLFSKRIGDFLKVNIESIDFDNHKVNLIPYFPERPEKKKEFSKERGKKESIEGQPISDTSQKYSSETDKQRSEKFRKPSKPPRTDSERDVKKTTPSREDQLVNTQLAEQLAALKNKLQS; this comes from the coding sequence ATGTTAACACAGGAACAAATTCAAAGATTTACTGAACGAATTAATTTTAACAGAGAAAAAATTGAGTCCTTAATAAACCTTATAAATCAAGGGTATCACCTTGAGTATATTTATCATTACCGTAGAGACGAAATCGGTATTGATAATTGGAACTTTCTCGTTCACATTGTAGATAAGTACAAAAAATTTGTTGACCTTGAAAATAAAAAGGCAGTAACAATAAGCCAACTACAAAAAAATGGCTTTCTAACAGACGAGTTGAAGTCGCTTATAGACAAAACAGCAGATTCTGCTCTTCTTGATGATTTATTACTACCATTAAAGAAGAAAAGTAAAGGTCGTTCACAAAAGCCTATACAGCAAGGCTTACAAGAACTCGCCGATTTTATATGGCAACAATTACCTATAACTCAACCCCTTGAAGTAACTGCAGAGTCGTTTGTTAACCCTTCTAAAATGGTAAGTACTCCAGAAGAAGCCCTTTTAGGTGCAATTACGATTCTATCAGAACGTATTGAACAAGATTACCAAGCGAGGAAAATAATTAAGGACCTTTTCTGGAAAAAAGGCATTTTAGTATCAACATCTACCAAAACTGCACAAAATCAAAAGACCCAGTTTGAACAATTCTATAACCATTCGGAACCTATACGTAAAATAAGTTCTGTAAGATTCCTTCAAATACTCAGGGGCATGAGGTTAGGATTCTTAAAACTTAGTATTGAGATTGATGAAAATGAGGCAATTGAAGAATTACTCAAAGTGTATGTTAAAGAAAGAGGAAGTATTTTTGAACCTTATATTCAATTAAGTGTACAGGATGCGTATCGAAAACAGTTAAAAACCGTATGTGAAAATCGTGTATTTATGGAGTTAAAAGAGGATATCGAGCATCAGTTTGTCAATGAAATGCGTGATGATTTGAAAAATATATTGATGTTTCCTCCTGCCAATTTAGAGGTTATGCTTTCATTAGTTCCTGGCATTGAAGAAGAATGGGCAGTTTGTGTTGTTGATAAAGATGGGCATCTATTAGAAGGTGTTCATATTTTCCCAATGCCTCCACGGAATGAAGTTGAACAAGCCAAAGAGATTATTCGTAATTTTATAGACCGCTATAGAATACGTCATATTGTTATCGGTAATGGTGCTGGTGTTGATGATGCATTCCAGTTTGTTGGAGAATTAACCTCCCATTACACAAATCCGAGAGTCCGCTTTGTTACATATGAACAACGATATGCTCGTAGTTTCGCACGTTCTAAATTTGGCGAATCAGAGTTTCCAAATTACAGTGAGAAAATACGGGAAGCCTATTATCTTGCAAGATATTTCAATTCACCACTAAAAGAGTTGATTAGACTTCCTTATGCAAACCTTCCAGAAGGAATACTTCATAAAGAAATTAATGAAAGACGTTTCAATTCTGTTACAAACCAGGTCATAGACCATTGCATGAACATGATTGGTGTTGACCTAAATCAGGCAGATGTTAACGAATTAAAACATATAGCAGGAATTAGAGCAGAGATAGCCCAAAATATAATTGAATCACGAAATTCAAAGGGGGGATTTAAGAATCGAAAAGAACTTCTCGATGTCAACGGAATAAATGAACATACTTATAATCAATGTGCAGGTTTCCTATATATTAAAGATGGAGATAATCCATTGGACAAAACACGTATTCATCCCCAGTGGTATGAAGCGATAGAGACATGTGCCAAAGAGTTAAATATAGAGATACCGAATCTGTTTCGTTCTTTTAAAAATCTTAAAGCCTTGGTCAAACTTTTAGAAGAAAAGAAAGTATTAGGGAAACATGCCATCAAAATTATTATGAAAGAACTTAAAAGCCCAGGGCATGACCCCAGAGGTAATTTTGTATTTCCAAGATATATGGAGGGTATATATAAGGTATCTGATTTGAAGGTTGGTATGCAGACAGAGGGAATTATAAAAAAGACATTGAGTAACATTGTTGTTGTGGATATCGGAATTCAAATTGATGCTGTTATACATTTACGAAACAATCCATCTATTAATCGTGTTGTCAAACGAAAACTTTTTTCCAAACGCATTGGCGATTTCCTAAAAGTAAATATAGAATCGATTGACTTTGATAATCATAAAGTAAATTTAATCCCTTATTTTCCAGAACGGCCTGAAAAGAAGAAAGAATTTTCAAAAGAAAGAGGGAAAAAAGAATCAATTGAAGGACAACCTATATCAGATACATCACAAAAATATAGTTCGGAAACGGATAAACAAAGAAGTGAAAAATTCCGTAAGCCATCTAAACCACCAAGAACAGATAGTGAACGAGATGTAAAGAAAACAACTCCATCACGTGAAGACCAACTCGTAAATACCCAATTAGCAGAACAATTGGCTGCATTAAAAAATAAATTACAGTCATAA
- a CDS encoding NCS2 family permease: MEQYLNRIFKLYNNNTTTKKEIVGGVTTFCTMSYIIFVQPSILSIAGMEYGSVLLATCISSAIACFLMAFLSNYPFALAPGMGENFLFTFTLCLGMGFSWQSSLTIVFISGLLFVFLSLFKFRERIIEIFPDCLKNAIPSAIGLLITFVGLQWAGLIILNQGTMVSVGHITNTIPLISILSVLIILFLQGIKFSGAILVGIFLSSVLYIALGIIPYSQPQMTFSFSTFFKLDFYPLIERWRDAIPAILIFFFLDLFDTVGTLVGVSNTAGFMKEGKLPRAGGAFLADAISTCIGALCGTSTVTSYVESAAGVSAGARTGLASIITGICFLLTIPLVPLLCILGYNVGPSYYQQLGVQDSHISMYPAVAPALIVIGFMMMSTIRRIMWEDISEGFPAFLTIIFMGFGYGITEGISMGCISYVFVKIILGKHREINPWMYPIAIGFLIRYALLV, from the coding sequence GTGGAACAATACTTAAATAGAATTTTCAAACTTTATAACAATAACACCACAACAAAAAAAGAAATCGTTGGTGGAGTTACGACCTTTTGTACAATGAGTTATATAATTTTTGTCCAGCCATCCATCCTATCTATTGCAGGTATGGAATACGGTTCTGTTTTACTCGCTACCTGTATATCATCTGCAATAGCATGTTTTTTAATGGCATTTCTTTCAAACTATCCTTTCGCATTAGCTCCAGGTATGGGGGAAAATTTCCTGTTTACATTTACTCTTTGTTTGGGTATGGGTTTTTCATGGCAATCATCTCTTACAATAGTGTTTATATCAGGACTTCTCTTTGTTTTCCTTTCACTATTTAAGTTTCGGGAAAGAATAATAGAGATTTTTCCTGATTGTTTGAAAAATGCAATACCTTCAGCAATAGGCCTTTTAATAACTTTTGTAGGACTCCAATGGGCAGGGCTAATTATTCTTAATCAAGGGACTATGGTATCTGTTGGACACATCACAAATACCATACCATTGATTTCTATTTTATCTGTTTTAATTATCCTTTTTCTTCAAGGAATAAAATTTAGCGGTGCTATTTTAGTTGGGATATTTCTTTCTTCAGTCTTATATATCGCATTAGGAATTATCCCTTATAGTCAACCCCAAATGACATTTTCATTTTCAACTTTTTTTAAACTCGACTTTTATCCATTAATCGAAAGATGGAGAGATGCCATACCTGCGATACTGATATTCTTTTTCCTTGATTTATTTGATACTGTGGGTACATTGGTAGGTGTAAGTAATACAGCAGGATTTATGAAGGAAGGTAAATTACCCCGAGCAGGAGGGGCTTTCCTCGCAGATGCAATTAGTACATGCATAGGGGCTTTATGTGGCACATCTACAGTTACAAGTTATGTTGAGAGTGCAGCTGGTGTATCTGCTGGTGCACGAACTGGTTTAGCATCAATAATCACTGGTATCTGTTTTTTACTTACAATTCCACTTGTACCCCTACTATGTATTCTCGGTTACAATGTGGGTCCAAGTTATTATCAACAATTAGGGGTACAAGATTCTCATATTAGCATGTATCCAGCTGTAGCACCTGCATTAATTGTTATAGGATTTATGATGATGAGCACTATTAGACGAATAATGTGGGAAGATATCTCAGAAGGTTTCCCGGCATTCTTAACAATAATATTTATGGGTTTTGGTTACGGTATCACAGAGGGTATTAGTATGGGATGTATATCTTATGTATTTGTAAAAATCATCCTCGGAAAACACCGTGAAATAAACCCTTGGATGTATCCCATCGCAATCGGATTTTTAATCCGATATGCACTATTAGTTTAA